From Paenibacillus sp. V4I7, one genomic window encodes:
- a CDS encoding helix-turn-helix domain-containing protein, which produces MRKKWRNRLVFAYLPVFILVIIVLLWIFFVTMSELSKKQALKANEIYAENTMQYIDSKLRTVEQYIVQTFLDDQSVIDFYSSSPLSQNRYLNDRDVYKKLILLRDSFSEIDSVYLYRTRDQMVLSDTSMMGLDQFSNSQYLNTLIAAPPANRWSISRQYIDNAGVITPVVSLVMRMPLPLGTDGVLVANIKLHTIAKLVNNVSSSKFSYLHLLDANGDYILGDDTIDGEASLDREDFTVMKSDYTGWTIRSGFIDGVFFRFLSNLNAFWLVIGIITVLGGALWIVYASRQNYKPIQSLLERLSSVPLQRPHILGQVKHDEFKIIDNLLDHLLEQFGKYRLENDENFSYRRRYLFEELLSGTQIQLEEGWEKELSRFGFQETYDQYIVAILEIDKYSNFTSTYSNKDQYLIKFIIDNVVQELNQNAGILICPEWIEKHRLCVVCQLPNVTGADDPFLEIMRKTVDWIYKNVAITVTCGLGTKVSGIHRVSSSYEEALEALSYKTTFGVSSVIEFKDITNKSGEEIFRSLPYIRELVHFYRIGEVEWERHYSALFTEIRIQLCSREQVVNLMNYLLFHFYKEMSGLSVEYLECWREYAMNPINEWIAAFDTVDELEKELHDILEDASQRLDILREQRSQHDLIDQVKVYIENEYNNPDFSLVMLSEKFKLTPNYLSRLFKEEFGEKFIDYLAGLRIEQAKYLLVTTSVAIQEIAVKVGYTHTFSFIRVFKKLVGRTPGDYRKEFQQL; this is translated from the coding sequence ATGAGGAAGAAGTGGAGAAATCGCCTTGTATTTGCTTATCTGCCTGTTTTCATTCTCGTTATTATTGTGCTGCTGTGGATATTTTTTGTCACTATGAGTGAATTGTCCAAGAAGCAGGCGCTGAAGGCGAACGAGATCTACGCAGAAAATACCATGCAATATATCGATTCCAAGCTGCGAACGGTCGAACAATATATCGTGCAGACATTTCTCGATGACCAATCTGTCATCGATTTTTACAGTTCATCTCCGTTATCTCAGAACCGATATCTTAACGACCGCGACGTATATAAGAAACTAATTTTGCTGCGAGACAGCTTCAGCGAGATCGATTCGGTGTATTTGTATCGCACTCGTGACCAAATGGTCTTAAGTGACACGTCGATGATGGGGCTCGATCAATTCTCCAACAGCCAATATTTGAATACGCTAATTGCCGCTCCCCCTGCTAATCGCTGGAGTATAAGTCGCCAGTATATCGACAACGCCGGAGTGATAACGCCCGTCGTATCTCTAGTCATGCGGATGCCGTTGCCGTTGGGAACGGATGGGGTTCTTGTTGCAAATATAAAATTACATACGATCGCTAAGCTTGTCAACAATGTGTCCAGTTCTAAATTCAGTTATCTTCACTTACTTGATGCCAATGGCGATTATATCCTCGGTGATGACACGATCGACGGAGAAGCTAGCCTAGATCGGGAAGATTTTACCGTAATGAAATCGGACTACACAGGTTGGACGATCCGCAGCGGATTCATCGATGGCGTCTTTTTTCGCTTTCTGTCAAACCTCAATGCGTTCTGGCTTGTGATTGGTATCATCACGGTTCTCGGGGGTGCACTATGGATCGTATACGCGAGTCGGCAGAACTACAAGCCGATTCAGTCACTTCTGGAGCGGCTCTCATCCGTTCCGCTGCAGAGACCGCATATACTAGGACAAGTTAAGCACGATGAATTCAAAATTATTGACAATCTCCTTGATCATTTGCTCGAGCAATTTGGCAAGTATCGGCTAGAGAACGACGAGAATTTCAGCTACCGTCGGAGATACTTGTTCGAAGAATTACTGTCTGGGACGCAGATTCAGCTGGAAGAGGGATGGGAAAAGGAGTTATCGCGTTTCGGATTTCAAGAGACATACGATCAATATATTGTGGCCATTCTCGAGATCGACAAGTATTCGAATTTTACCTCCACTTATAGTAATAAGGATCAATATTTGATTAAATTTATCATTGATAACGTCGTTCAAGAACTGAATCAGAATGCGGGGATCCTAATCTGTCCAGAATGGATCGAAAAACATCGGTTATGCGTAGTCTGTCAATTGCCGAATGTGACTGGAGCTGATGATCCGTTCCTAGAGATCATGCGCAAAACGGTGGATTGGATCTACAAAAATGTGGCGATTACAGTCACCTGTGGACTTGGAACGAAAGTGTCGGGCATTCATAGGGTATCTAGCTCCTATGAAGAAGCTTTAGAAGCACTCAGCTATAAGACTACGTTCGGAGTCAGCAGCGTCATTGAATTCAAGGATATCACTAATAAGTCGGGCGAAGAAATATTCCGATCTCTTCCTTATATTCGTGAACTGGTCCATTTTTACAGGATCGGCGAAGTGGAATGGGAACGCCATTATAGCGCCTTGTTTACGGAAATTCGCATACAGCTTTGTTCACGGGAACAAGTTGTTAATCTAATGAATTATTTATTGTTTCACTTCTATAAGGAAATGTCAGGGTTGTCTGTAGAATATCTGGAATGTTGGCGAGAGTATGCCATGAATCCAATTAACGAATGGATTGCGGCCTTCGACACGGTAGATGAATTGGAGAAAGAACTGCATGATATTCTGGAGGATGCCTCCCAGAGGTTGGATATCCTTCGTGAACAGCGAAGCCAGCACGATCTGATTGACCAAGTGAAAGTGTATATCGAAAACGAGTATAACAATCCAGATTTCTCGCTCGTCATGCTGAGTGAGAAATTTAAGTTGACACCGAATTATTTAAGCCGCTTATTTAAAGAAGAATTCGGTGAGAAATTCATTGATTATTTGGCTGGCCTACGAATCGAACAGGCTAAATATTTGCTGGTCACAACATCCGTTGCGATCCAGGAAATCGCAGTGAAGGTCGGGTATACACATACCTTTTCGTTTATTCGTGTTTTTAAGAAACTCGTGGGCCGGACACCTGGCGATTACCGCAAGGAGTTCCAACAATTATAA
- a CDS encoding ABC transporter permease has translation MEMKKTVRSRDTKKRESKYLKQNIPLYIMLTPAIICFLLFKYAPMGGIVLAFKDYNFWDGIWGSPWVGLKHFDYLFNNPQGWKIIRNTFMLSLLSFIGFPFPIVVALLLNEVRKMWFKKIVQTLLYLPHFLSWVIVGGIFITLFSQDSGMVNDILEKLGGERYAFLYQPFSWIAVFLSAGIWKEAGFSAIIYLAALTTIDPSLYESTAMDGAGKWRQMWHVSLPGIRPTIILMLILGVGRVMEVGFDHIYVMQNRVVADISEVISTYTFKTGIQGGEFGVPAAMGLFESLVGFTLVLTANRIARKFNQSLW, from the coding sequence ATGGAAATGAAAAAAACGGTTCGATCCAGAGATACGAAGAAGCGGGAAAGCAAGTATCTGAAGCAAAATATTCCGCTGTATATCATGCTCACTCCAGCCATTATTTGTTTTCTCCTATTCAAGTATGCGCCGATGGGCGGGATCGTCCTTGCATTCAAGGATTATAACTTTTGGGATGGGATCTGGGGGAGTCCATGGGTTGGTTTAAAGCATTTTGATTATTTGTTTAACAATCCACAAGGATGGAAGATCATTCGCAATACGTTCATGCTGAGCCTATTAAGCTTTATTGGGTTTCCATTCCCGATAGTAGTTGCTTTACTGCTGAACGAGGTTCGGAAAATGTGGTTCAAGAAAATCGTGCAAACACTGTTGTATTTGCCCCATTTCCTTTCCTGGGTTATTGTCGGCGGCATCTTTATCACCTTGTTTTCTCAGGATTCCGGGATGGTGAACGACATACTGGAAAAGCTTGGCGGTGAAAGGTATGCCTTCCTTTATCAACCGTTCTCATGGATTGCCGTGTTTTTGAGTGCAGGCATTTGGAAAGAAGCTGGCTTTTCGGCGATCATTTATTTAGCGGCGCTTACGACGATCGATCCGAGCTTATACGAGTCGACTGCAATGGACGGCGCTGGCAAATGGCGTCAGATGTGGCATGTGTCGCTTCCTGGCATTCGACCCACGATCATTTTGATGCTGATCCTTGGTGTAGGACGCGTCATGGAGGTTGGTTTCGACCACATCTATGTGATGCAGAATCGGGTAGTCGCCGATATTTCGGAAGTCATCAGCACGTACACGTTCAAGACGGGAATTCAGGGAGGCGAATTCGGCGTTCCCGCTGCAATGGGGTTATTCGAATCATTAGTAGGCTTCACACTTGTGTTAACTGCAAATCGTATTGCCCGTAAATTCAACCAGAGCCTATGGTAA
- a CDS encoding carbohydrate ABC transporter permease, whose product MRENYAGKWFNATVHTILLLAAVSCLIPLLNIIAVSFSDSAAIDSGFVWLWPIHFNLEAYKTLFIGSRVIPSFLNSLYITIVGTGLSLLCTTLAAYALSCNYCYGRKFITLAMVFTMMFSGGLIPFFLLMKSLGLINTYWSLWLPGLVGAYNLLLMRTYFEGIPAEIEESARIDGCGEWRLLVQIFLPLSLPVIATVCLFLAVGYWNSFISVLIFINDAEKMNLTVFVQQMVQSQSMLIQTIALQPEDLENMSPEAVKAGGIVIMTLPMLIVYPILQKYFVKGVMLGAIKG is encoded by the coding sequence GTGAGAGAAAATTACGCTGGAAAATGGTTTAATGCTACGGTTCATACTATTCTGCTGCTGGCTGCCGTCAGCTGCCTCATTCCACTGCTTAATATTATCGCTGTATCGTTCAGCGACTCAGCGGCCATCGATTCCGGGTTCGTCTGGCTTTGGCCGATTCATTTCAATTTGGAAGCGTATAAAACCCTATTTATCGGATCAAGAGTCATTCCATCTTTTCTGAATAGCTTGTACATTACAATTGTTGGAACGGGGTTAAGCTTGCTCTGCACGACTCTTGCCGCTTATGCGTTGTCCTGTAATTACTGCTATGGGCGCAAATTTATTACTCTGGCCATGGTGTTTACGATGATGTTCAGTGGTGGGCTGATTCCCTTCTTTCTTCTGATGAAAAGTCTTGGGCTCATCAATACCTACTGGTCCCTATGGCTCCCAGGGTTGGTTGGCGCCTATAATTTGCTGCTCATGCGTACCTATTTCGAAGGCATTCCAGCAGAGATCGAGGAGTCTGCACGCATCGACGGCTGTGGGGAGTGGCGGCTTCTTGTACAAATATTTCTGCCTTTATCCTTACCTGTTATCGCGACGGTTTGTCTATTTTTAGCTGTTGGTTACTGGAACTCCTTTATAAGCGTCCTCATATTCATCAATGATGCGGAGAAGATGAATTTGACCGTATTCGTTCAGCAAATGGTGCAAAGTCAGAGCATGCTGATTCAGACGATCGCCTTGCAGCCGGAAGATTTGGAGAATATGTCGCCTGAGGCTGTGAAAGCCGGTGGCATTGTGATCATGACACTACCCATGCTGATCGTATATCCGATTCTGCAAAAGTATTTTGTGAAAGGCGTGATGCTTGGAGCCATTAAAGGATAA
- a CDS encoding extracellular solute-binding protein has protein sequence MEDKMKKSTLMAVVTLLAAGTVLAACSKSKEEGSGTSVSPAKSGTSSSTPEKRGKLKMSLYDRGNTPAAEGSITNNRWTKWINENGPADVEFVAVPRFESKQKFNTLFASGEAPDVINEFDTGYRDQLYTQKQLLPLDDLVKQYAPNYTKMLEKYPIMRKIGTKPDGKLYEIGRVIPSTVQIAVFIRTDWLKKLSLPIPQTPEDLLKVAKAFTEQDPDGNGKKDTYGYSLAYLGDEAIDAMHGNSMFIKDDKLIEEEARMKAAVSFKKRLFDEGVVDRDYLTDKNGEKAKKDFLSGKLGIYVADNANVDLLTTLRSTNKDATISPMLLPKTEFGQYTIRMLNPLQMTTVVYAGSKDPAAAVKTIDFMIAEPTWKMLKFGTENVHWKNDELGCPRAINPDLRKIEIGYNTDLYMSATTIDSKEVCNIPVINKDIPNAEEWSKIRNATRDLYENPAVPLYTLTHNEHMPTLPADLLKINNDWIQQSKDLIAKTVVSGNGYSVDQAMNDLKSLKQKIGQNQTLDWYAKWYEQNKKNAFLTKDIYQFLAKK, from the coding sequence ATGGAAGACAAAATGAAGAAAAGTACGTTAATGGCAGTGGTGACTTTGTTGGCAGCAGGGACGGTACTTGCGGCTTGCAGTAAATCAAAAGAAGAGGGTAGTGGAACCTCAGTATCACCAGCAAAATCGGGAACATCGTCATCAACACCAGAGAAGCGAGGCAAGCTCAAAATGTCCCTCTACGATCGTGGTAACACGCCGGCGGCGGAAGGATCGATTACGAACAATCGCTGGACGAAATGGATTAACGAAAACGGGCCAGCGGATGTCGAATTTGTCGCCGTTCCGAGATTTGAATCGAAGCAGAAGTTTAATACGTTGTTTGCTTCCGGAGAAGCTCCTGACGTAATCAATGAATTTGATACGGGCTATCGGGATCAACTCTATACCCAGAAGCAGCTGCTGCCGCTGGATGATTTGGTCAAACAATACGCGCCAAACTACACCAAGATGCTGGAAAAGTATCCCATTATGCGCAAGATCGGAACAAAGCCAGACGGCAAATTGTACGAAATCGGGCGAGTTATCCCTAGCACCGTACAAATAGCCGTATTCATCCGTACCGACTGGCTAAAAAAGCTCTCACTGCCAATACCGCAGACGCCGGAAGATCTGTTAAAAGTGGCGAAAGCGTTCACCGAACAAGACCCGGACGGCAATGGGAAGAAGGACACCTACGGCTATTCACTCGCGTATTTAGGGGATGAGGCCATTGATGCTATGCATGGCAATTCGATGTTTATTAAAGATGATAAGCTGATCGAAGAGGAAGCGAGGATGAAAGCGGCTGTATCCTTCAAGAAACGACTTTTCGACGAAGGCGTTGTTGATCGTGATTATTTGACGGACAAGAACGGCGAGAAGGCAAAGAAAGACTTTTTGTCTGGCAAGCTCGGAATTTATGTGGCTGACAACGCTAACGTAGATTTATTAACGACGCTCCGCAGCACCAATAAAGATGCAACGATCTCTCCTATGCTGCTGCCTAAGACAGAGTTTGGACAATACACGATCAGAATGTTAAATCCGCTTCAGATGACAACGGTGGTTTATGCGGGCTCGAAGGATCCAGCAGCCGCAGTGAAAACGATTGATTTCATGATAGCTGAACCGACGTGGAAAATGCTCAAATTCGGCACGGAAAACGTACATTGGAAAAATGATGAACTTGGTTGTCCAAGAGCAATTAATCCGGATTTACGTAAAATTGAAATAGGCTATAATACCGATTTGTATATGTCAGCGACAACCATTGATTCCAAAGAGGTATGCAACATTCCTGTTATAAACAAGGATATTCCTAACGCTGAGGAATGGAGCAAAATCAGAAATGCAACACGTGACCTGTACGAGAATCCAGCAGTTCCGCTGTATACGTTAACACATAATGAGCATATGCCTACGCTTCCGGCTGATTTGTTAAAGATTAACAACGATTGGATCCAACAAAGCAAGGATCTTATTGCTAAGACAGTAGTTAGTGGAAATGGTTATTCGGTTGATCAAGCGATGAACGACCTTAAGAGCTTGAAGCAGAAGATTGGACAAAATCAGACGTTGGATTGGTATGCGAAGTGGTACGAGCAAAATAAAAAGAATGCATTCCTGACGAAAGATATTTACCAATTCCTTGCTAAAAAATGA
- a CDS encoding glycoside hydrolase family 105 protein — protein MNGIMEKVARATMQMDFNVDKKGDWDWGAGVALYGLRKVYETTGNQEIYNFIKTFIDANLAKSQKISYNINTTAPLLSVLLLYRETGEPHYLAFAEKFASWIMKEAPRLSNGALEHTVINDKFAEEMWVDTVFMAGVFLTELGQMLNNSAYIEEGLLQARLHIEFLQKEGDGLLYHGYSLAGNHHLSGCLWARGNSWVTISIPEIFATLIGYEKEKRWFFDRIQLQVEALAAVQKENGMWPTILSDASSYEETSATAGFVYGISKSVRLGYLDKKYLLCAEKGYEAVLRHITEEGTVLDVSVGTGIQNSIQEYNTIPRQSIMPWGQGITLLMLCQEAHETT, from the coding sequence GTGAATGGAATTATGGAAAAAGTAGCACGAGCAACCATGCAGATGGATTTTAATGTAGACAAGAAAGGCGATTGGGACTGGGGGGCAGGCGTCGCTTTGTACGGATTGCGGAAAGTGTATGAGACAACCGGAAACCAGGAGATTTATAACTTCATCAAAACGTTTATCGACGCTAACTTGGCGAAAAGCCAGAAGATTTCTTATAACATCAATACCACAGCGCCGTTGCTCTCGGTTTTGCTGCTCTATCGAGAAACGGGAGAACCTCATTACCTTGCTTTTGCTGAAAAGTTTGCCAGTTGGATCATGAAGGAAGCTCCACGTTTATCAAACGGGGCTCTTGAGCATACGGTCATTAACGATAAGTTTGCCGAAGAAATGTGGGTAGATACCGTATTTATGGCTGGTGTGTTCTTAACGGAATTGGGACAGATGTTGAATAACTCAGCTTATATTGAAGAAGGGCTGCTGCAGGCAAGGCTTCATATCGAATTCCTTCAAAAGGAGGGAGATGGATTGCTTTACCATGGCTACAGTCTGGCGGGTAATCATCATCTTAGCGGCTGTCTCTGGGCTAGAGGAAACAGCTGGGTAACGATCAGCATACCGGAAATATTCGCAACATTGATAGGTTATGAAAAGGAGAAGAGATGGTTTTTTGATAGAATCCAACTGCAAGTTGAGGCACTGGCGGCAGTTCAAAAGGAAAATGGTATGTGGCCTACCATTTTAAGTGATGCCTCCTCCTATGAGGAAACCTCTGCCACGGCGGGCTTTGTCTACGGCATATCTAAAAGTGTGCGTTTGGGCTATTTGGATAAAAAATACTTGCTCTGTGCGGAGAAAGGGTATGAGGCTGTACTTCGGCATATTACGGAAGAGGGTACGGTGCTGGATGTTTCGGTTGGAACGGGTATTCAAAATAGTATACAGGAGTATAACACGATTCCCCGACAGTCTATCATGCCATGGGGTCAAGGAATTACATTGTTGATGCTGTGCCAAGAGGCGCATGAAACAACTTAA